The following proteins come from a genomic window of Gottfriedia acidiceleris:
- a CDS encoding sensor histidine kinase translates to MITNLISSLRDFRNRGGRDVFKRTQNRLTVLYSGLVMLFLIIFIIIVFVVLYVVLMSDQRRTVESLASQEAKIIENYMIQNQQENLHGDNQDVVLAGVDQFFYYVVNPNGELIMGQEDIPQIRSRLFGQIKDWIPKENETRKVKIKLEHEEFENDMRKFHDHDIHVPSNRKEIWLMVSSKPLFYKGNFIGTIYVGKDISDIYHLFKFVVIILVGLTIVFSGVALYISFFMSKKAMIPIFKSFNRQREFVADASHELRTPLSVLLSSIDAMEMTIDIEKDDFSRKLLFNMKDEVKRMTNLVSGLLTLARSDSDQVEIKLEKFEFRSIAEKALVSLQPLAASKQINLNLIAPEKVIAVGDSEKLSQLLYILIDNGIKYTPIGGEVQLVLSDKENELCIQVTDTGIGIKPEDHARIFDRFYRSDKSRSRQIGSHGLGLAIAKWIVEIHNGTIQVNSEVGKGSTFTIRIPTSNMNSKKA, encoded by the coding sequence TTGATAACTAATCTTATTTCTTCTTTACGTGATTTCCGAAATCGTGGAGGAAGAGATGTTTTTAAGCGTACGCAAAATCGCCTAACAGTACTATATAGCGGACTTGTTATGCTATTTCTAATTATATTCATCATCATAGTCTTTGTAGTGTTATATGTAGTCTTAATGAGTGATCAAAGACGTACAGTGGAATCATTGGCTAGTCAAGAAGCAAAGATTATCGAAAACTATATGATTCAAAATCAACAAGAAAACCTCCACGGCGATAATCAAGATGTAGTTTTAGCAGGTGTCGATCAATTTTTTTATTATGTAGTTAATCCAAATGGAGAATTAATAATGGGACAGGAGGATATCCCACAAATAAGGTCTAGGCTGTTTGGACAAATAAAAGATTGGATTCCAAAAGAAAATGAAACCCGAAAGGTAAAAATAAAATTAGAACATGAAGAGTTTGAAAACGACATGAGAAAATTCCATGATCATGATATTCATGTTCCTTCAAATCGAAAAGAAATTTGGTTGATGGTATCAAGTAAACCACTATTTTATAAAGGAAATTTCATCGGTACAATTTATGTTGGAAAAGATATTTCGGATATTTATCATTTATTCAAATTTGTTGTCATTATACTAGTTGGCTTAACAATCGTATTTTCTGGAGTTGCACTTTATATCAGTTTTTTTATGTCAAAGAAAGCGATGATCCCTATCTTTAAATCATTTAACCGACAGCGAGAATTTGTTGCAGATGCTTCTCATGAATTAAGAACACCATTAAGCGTTTTATTATCGTCGATCGATGCAATGGAAATGACAATCGATATAGAGAAAGATGATTTTTCTCGAAAGCTTTTATTTAATATGAAAGACGAAGTAAAAAGGATGACAAACTTAGTCAGCGGATTATTAACATTAGCTCGTTCAGACTCGGATCAAGTTGAAATTAAATTAGAGAAGTTTGAATTTCGTTCCATTGCAGAAAAGGCGCTTGTATCTCTACAACCGTTAGCAGCATCAAAACAAATTAATTTAAACTTAATTGCTCCAGAGAAGGTAATCGCTGTGGGAGACTCTGAAAAGTTATCACAGCTTTTATATATATTAATAGATAATGGGATTAAGTATACGCCTATTGGAGGAGAGGTTCAGTTAGTTCTTTCGGATAAAGAAAATGAACTATGTATCCAAGTAACTGATACAGGTATTGGAATTAAACCTGAAGACCATGCACGAATATTTGACCGTTTTTATCGGTCTGATAAATCAAGATCTAGACAAATTGGTAGCCATGGTTTAGGCTTGGCGATTGCAAAATGGATCGTGGAAATTCATAATGGAACTATTCAAGTAAATAGTGAAGTTGGAAAAGGAAGTACGTTTACTATTCGGATTCCAACTTCTAATATGAATAGTAAAAAGGCATAA
- a CDS encoding alkaline phosphatase: MFRNKLKKKLIPVAVLSTMAFGAFIGSSANHTVQAKETNKNEIRNVIFLIGDGMGVSYTTAYRYLKDNPKTSVVEQTEFDHYLVGQQMTYPEDPMQNITDSAAAATAMSAGVKTYNAAIGVDNDGSRVKTVLEAAKEKGKATGLVATSEITHATPASYGAHDVSRKNMNAIADDYYDEFIKGGHKIDVMLGGGLSNFVREDRDLTKQFKKDGYSYVTNKNQMLKDKNNKVLGLFAPGGMPKMIDRDDSMPSLSDMTSTAIDKLNSDKDGFFLMVEGSQIDWAGHDNDIVAAMSEMEDFEKAFKAAIAFAKKDKHTLVVATADHSTGGYSIGAKGDYNWYGAPIAAAKRTPDFMAQQISKGADVEKTLKSTINLELKPEEIQSVKKAAESKNLLEIDNAIETIFDNRSVTGWTTSGHTGEDVNVYAYGPGSQLFAGKINNTDQAKNIFRILKNGK, from the coding sequence ATGTTCAGAAACAAGCTTAAGAAAAAGTTAATTCCAGTAGCAGTGCTTTCAACAATGGCATTTGGTGCGTTTATTGGCTCTTCTGCTAATCATACAGTACAAGCTAAGGAAACAAACAAGAATGAAATTAGAAATGTAATTTTTTTAATTGGTGATGGAATGGGTGTTTCATACACGACTGCTTATCGTTATTTAAAAGATAATCCAAAAACAAGTGTAGTAGAACAAACAGAATTTGACCATTACTTAGTAGGCCAACAAATGACATATCCTGAGGATCCAATGCAAAATATTACTGATTCTGCTGCAGCGGCAACAGCTATGTCAGCGGGGGTTAAAACATATAATGCAGCAATTGGTGTAGATAATGATGGGTCAAGAGTCAAAACAGTACTAGAAGCTGCAAAGGAAAAAGGCAAAGCAACAGGACTTGTAGCTACTTCAGAAATTACACATGCTACACCGGCATCTTATGGAGCTCATGATGTCAGTCGTAAAAATATGAATGCAATTGCGGATGATTATTATGATGAATTCATTAAAGGTGGACATAAAATAGATGTCATGCTTGGTGGTGGGTTAAGTAACTTTGTACGAGAAGATCGTGATTTAACAAAGCAATTTAAAAAAGATGGATACTCTTATGTAACGAATAAAAACCAAATGTTAAAGGATAAAAACAATAAAGTATTAGGTTTATTTGCTCCTGGTGGAATGCCGAAGATGATCGATCGTGATGATTCAATGCCATCATTAAGCGATATGACAAGCACAGCAATTGATAAATTAAACAGTGATAAAGATGGATTCTTTTTAATGGTAGAAGGTAGTCAAATTGATTGGGCAGGACATGACAACGATATCGTTGCAGCTATGAGTGAGATGGAAGATTTTGAAAAAGCATTTAAAGCTGCAATTGCATTTGCTAAAAAGGACAAGCATACATTAGTTGTTGCAACAGCAGACCACTCAACAGGTGGATATTCTATTGGGGCAAAAGGTGATTACAATTGGTACGGCGCACCGATCGCTGCAGCTAAACGTACTCCTGATTTCATGGCTCAACAAATTAGTAAAGGCGCAGATGTAGAAAAAACATTAAAATCAACTATTAACTTAGAATTGAAGCCTGAAGAAATTCAATCTGTTAAAAAAGCAGCAGAGTCAAAAAATCTGTTAGAGATTGATAATGCAATCGAAACAATTTTTGATAACCGTTCAGTAACTGGTTGGACTACTAGTGGTCACACAGGTGAAGACGTAAATGTTTATGCGTATGGCCCTGGCAGCCAACTATTTGCAGGGAAAATTAATAATACTGACCAAGCGAAAAACATCTTTAGAATTTTAAAGAATGGTAAATAA
- a CDS encoding DUF4352 domain-containing protein, which translates to MKKLIPFILLSLMLSGCSSVQKEKTTASAENIKNVSTISKSRAKSLNDLYVPNPQVSDDTSLLIKGQTLKDEKGEVTLEGIASLNKSYSNGPIDMKIKQIKLIKNLPTYSLMDYFHYYTESYESFRFVKVEVEIINHSQKQLHFGPVAHLMTSNNEVKEFKDDFYIEYLGGGINPNSSKQGAMGFIVEHTDPSLKWIEITTSDVLDDQHKVIAKAQNIKVDLK; encoded by the coding sequence ATGAAAAAATTGATTCCATTTATTTTACTTTCTTTAATGCTTTCAGGATGTAGCTCAGTTCAGAAGGAGAAAACAACTGCTTCAGCGGAGAACATAAAAAATGTTTCTACAATCTCCAAAAGCCGAGCAAAGTCTTTAAATGATTTATATGTGCCAAATCCACAGGTTTCAGATGATACAAGTTTACTTATTAAAGGTCAAACACTTAAAGATGAAAAAGGTGAAGTTACTTTAGAGGGCATTGCTTCATTAAATAAGTCCTATTCAAATGGGCCAATCGATATGAAAATTAAACAGATTAAGCTGATCAAAAACTTACCTACGTATTCTTTAATGGATTATTTTCATTATTATACAGAAAGCTATGAAAGTTTTCGATTCGTTAAGGTTGAGGTAGAAATCATTAATCACTCGCAAAAACAATTACACTTTGGTCCAGTTGCCCATTTGATGACAAGTAATAATGAAGTAAAGGAATTTAAAGATGACTTCTATATTGAATATTTAGGTGGGGGAATCAATCCTAATAGTTCAAAGCAAGGTGCAATGGGATTTATAGTAGAGCATACTGATCCTAGCTTGAAGTGGATTGAAATAACAACTAGTGATGTATTAGATGATCAACATAAAGTTATTGCGAAAGCCCAAAATATTAAAGTGGATTTAAAATAG
- the mgsA gene encoding methylglyoxal synthase — MKIAFIAHDQKKKELVNFAMAYESILSKHELYSTGTTGTKIMENTNLKIHRFNSGPLGGDQEIGALIAKNLMDIVIFFRDPLTAQPHEPDILALIRLCDVYSIPLATNMGTAEILIHGLERGDLKWRNIVHDKQIRESNKS; from the coding sequence TTGAAAATTGCTTTCATTGCACACGATCAAAAGAAAAAAGAATTAGTAAATTTTGCAATGGCATATGAATCTATTTTATCTAAACATGAATTATATTCAACAGGAACAACAGGAACAAAAATAATGGAAAATACAAATTTAAAAATACATCGATTTAATTCTGGACCACTTGGGGGAGACCAGGAAATAGGTGCCTTAATAGCGAAGAATTTGATGGATATTGTTATCTTTTTTCGAGATCCACTTACAGCGCAACCACATGAACCTGATATTTTGGCTTTAATTCGTTTATGTGATGTTTACTCGATTCCTTTAGCAACGAACATGGGTACAGCAGAAATTTTAATTCATGGTTTAGAGCGAGGGGACTTAAAGTGGAGAAACATCGTACATGATAAACAAATTCGAGAAAGCAATAAATCTTAA
- a CDS encoding response regulator transcription factor: MNILVAEDDLKLGELISYMLKKKAGYKVEWVTEGEEAYYYATNTHYDVLILDWMMPGGTGIEVCRRLRKEGYSGAILILTAKDALEDRIVGLDSGADDYLVKPFEIDELLARLRALSRRNYAPILEEEIIISDMILNRTSQSIRGGDTEIQLSPREFQLVDFLIQNKGQVLPREIILERVWGFDSDVAMKTIDATVKLLRKKLDLLGKQDLLQSIRGVGYKFDN, from the coding sequence ATGAATATACTAGTAGCTGAAGATGATTTGAAACTTGGTGAGCTAATCAGTTATATGTTAAAGAAAAAAGCAGGTTATAAAGTGGAGTGGGTTACAGAGGGAGAAGAAGCTTACTATTACGCTACGAACACCCATTATGATGTCTTAATATTAGATTGGATGATGCCAGGGGGAACAGGAATAGAAGTGTGTCGTAGGTTACGTAAAGAAGGATATTCAGGAGCGATTCTAATCCTTACAGCTAAAGACGCCCTAGAGGACCGCATTGTAGGACTGGACTCAGGAGCTGATGATTACTTAGTTAAACCTTTTGAAATTGATGAGCTACTAGCTCGATTAAGAGCACTTTCTAGGCGTAATTATGCTCCTATTTTAGAGGAAGAAATTATTATAAGTGATATGATTCTAAATCGTACAAGCCAATCAATCAGAGGTGGAGACACTGAAATACAATTAAGCCCTCGCGAATTTCAATTAGTTGATTTTTTAATACAGAATAAAGGGCAAGTATTACCTCGTGAAATTATTTTGGAGCGGGTATGGGGTTTTGATTCAGATGTTGCAATGAAAACGATTGATGCTACTGTTAAACTTCTTCGAAAGAAACTAGATTTGCTTGGTAAACAAGATTTGCTACAAAGCATTAGAGGGGTAGGATATAAATTTGATAACTAA
- a CDS encoding ATP-binding protein codes for MLNENLNYFKKINIINAEYSEQLLPEYQGNPLIESLPPILTEEEFIQYSTVFPAYNNKECELDNSYRFHCIQRLFQYFQPFEVHIDLEQRISRAIRQGYITRNPFNVKQVKQMNDSYKALKLGLFLENYEGPMTRTATGFTIIGFSGIGKTTAIEKVLSLYPQCILHKNFRGEIFHFLQISWLKLDCPFDGSIKGLCMSFFSEIDRLIGTNYFSKLKSRNNSIDVLLQYMIHLANLHAIGLIIIDEIQHLNLSKSGGSEKMLNFFVTLVNTIGIPVIMVGTNKAIRILQSQFRQARRGSGQGDMVWNQMPKNEMWDLFIEGMWDYQWTKEFTPLTNNINSILYEESQGIIDIAKKLFMITQLQAISADIEKITPSLIEKVAKENLKLVKPMLKALKSGIPSEIAKYDDIQPIDMEEQIVKFKASIDVHEKIRLQKKLQENKRNIQQKSFLEEIMLFLLSFEVDPKKAEVLAAKILNNHSEDESFSLVDVKKEAMRLLFSEENKKKNNTKVKNSASNKEIKENILCYLADRAKKNKKSVYEELLQSGYIKGKIDYTGEIDDINISNTLSR; via the coding sequence TTGCTAAACGAAAATCTAAATTATTTTAAAAAAATTAATATAATCAATGCGGAGTATTCAGAACAATTATTACCTGAATACCAAGGAAATCCACTAATTGAGTCATTACCTCCAATACTTACTGAAGAAGAGTTTATCCAATATAGTACAGTTTTCCCAGCTTATAATAATAAAGAATGTGAGTTAGACAATAGCTATAGATTTCATTGTATTCAAAGATTGTTTCAATATTTTCAACCCTTTGAAGTACATATTGATTTAGAACAAAGGATTTCACGTGCTATTAGACAAGGTTATATTACAAGAAATCCATTTAATGTTAAACAAGTTAAACAAATGAATGATAGTTACAAAGCACTAAAACTTGGATTATTTTTAGAAAATTATGAAGGGCCTATGACTAGAACAGCAACAGGTTTTACTATAATTGGTTTTTCAGGAATTGGAAAAACGACAGCAATTGAAAAGGTGTTGTCATTATATCCACAATGCATTTTACACAAAAATTTTAGAGGGGAAATATTTCATTTTTTGCAAATTTCTTGGTTAAAGCTAGATTGTCCGTTTGATGGCTCGATAAAAGGTCTTTGTATGAGCTTCTTTTCAGAAATTGACCGTTTAATTGGAACGAACTATTTTTCTAAACTTAAGTCGAGGAATAACTCAATAGACGTATTATTACAATATATGATACATTTAGCAAATTTACATGCGATTGGTTTAATTATAATAGATGAAATTCAGCATTTGAATTTGAGTAAAAGTGGTGGCTCGGAAAAAATGTTGAATTTTTTCGTAACACTCGTGAATACAATTGGCATCCCTGTGATAATGGTTGGAACTAATAAGGCTATTCGAATATTACAAAGTCAATTTAGACAAGCACGTCGTGGAAGTGGACAAGGCGATATGGTTTGGAATCAAATGCCTAAGAATGAGATGTGGGATTTGTTTATAGAAGGTATGTGGGATTACCAATGGACGAAAGAATTTACTCCACTAACCAATAATATTAATTCAATCTTATATGAGGAAAGTCAAGGTATTATAGATATTGCAAAGAAGCTATTTATGATTACACAATTGCAAGCCATTAGTGCTGATATAGAAAAAATAACACCGAGTCTAATAGAAAAAGTGGCAAAAGAAAATTTAAAATTAGTTAAACCTATGTTAAAAGCACTAAAATCTGGTATACCAAGTGAAATAGCAAAATATGATGATATCCAACCTATAGATATGGAAGAACAGATAGTAAAATTTAAAGCGTCTATAGATGTACATGAAAAAATTCGATTACAAAAAAAATTGCAAGAAAATAAAAGGAACATACAACAAAAATCTTTCTTAGAAGAGATTATGTTATTTTTATTATCATTTGAAGTAGACCCAAAAAAAGCAGAAGTACTTGCAGCTAAAATATTAAATAATCATAGTGAAGACGAGTCTTTTTCATTAGTAGATGTTAAAAAGGAAGCTATGAGATTATTATTTAGTGAAGAAAATAAAAAGAAGAATAATACAAAGGTTAAGAATTCAGCCTCAAATAAAGAGATTAAAGAAAATATTCTTTGCTATTTGGCTGACCGTGCAAAGAAGAACAAAAAATCAGTTTATGAGGAACTTTTACAAAGTGGTTATATCAAGGGAAAAATTGATTATACAGGAGAAATAGATGATATTAACATTTCCAACACCTTATCCAGATGA
- a CDS encoding TnsD family transposase: MILTFPTPYPDELLYSVLARYHVRMGNISPKRTIEEIYGKRTIRSVLDLPCNLQLLEKRLNNRHLTSDFFIYNNTLFPYYNAFFLPKQAEKILDLMKSEFGERVHSTSGITASNISRKEFFMHCEKCCKDDIEKYGETFWHRTHQLPGVFICYKHDIPLFSTNVSTKSPNQHEYINASYESVIRDGIKININEKDVPHLMLISKLSYQLLHGNFQQNKNTHLQNFYKKCLKEEGLCSPSGYVQREKVYNLFRTTFSNSLLEMIQSEVNLEGTNWLTMIFQKHRKSFHPLRHLLIIILFGKELNRYFYGKENYVPFGIGPWYCLNPVCPNYLTPVITDLKINSCHDTKRPVGTFTCNCGFVYSRRGPDTCLEDKYKLGRILKYGTIWNSTLEQMISEGRTLTSISEKLKCDPLTVKRKAVQLNIPIKWKVFSTKKNNNTPSGHHDNKLMKRRNEWLDFQEKYPELSKTELRKLCPSLFIYLYRHDRMWIDENSPKLKKNKPVNNRVNWEKRDDCILMQVKIIIQEWDNDKKKLTRISLHRIGIKLNKLSLLQKNGDKLPKTMAYINNCIENIEDFQLRRVRFLAQQMKINEESILEWKLIRKAGLRNNVSEKVIDLVRELSE; the protein is encoded by the coding sequence ATGATATTAACATTTCCAACACCTTATCCAGATGAATTGTTATATAGTGTACTTGCTCGGTATCACGTAAGAATGGGGAATATTAGTCCTAAACGAACTATAGAAGAAATATATGGTAAACGTACTATACGTTCAGTACTAGATTTGCCTTGCAATTTACAACTTCTTGAAAAACGTTTAAATAATCGTCATTTAACAAGTGATTTTTTTATTTACAATAATACATTATTTCCATACTACAATGCTTTTTTTTTGCCTAAGCAAGCTGAAAAAATACTGGATTTGATGAAAAGTGAGTTCGGAGAACGGGTTCATTCTACTTCTGGAATTACTGCGAGCAATATTAGTAGGAAAGAATTTTTTATGCATTGTGAAAAATGTTGTAAAGACGACATTGAAAAATACGGTGAAACTTTTTGGCATAGAACACACCAACTACCAGGTGTATTTATATGCTATAAGCATGATATACCGTTGTTTAGTACGAATGTTTCAACTAAATCTCCAAACCAGCATGAATATATCAATGCTTCATATGAATCCGTGATAAGAGATGGAATTAAAATCAATATAAATGAAAAAGATGTTCCACACTTAATGCTAATTTCGAAATTATCATATCAGTTACTTCATGGAAACTTCCAGCAAAACAAAAATACACATTTACAAAATTTTTATAAAAAATGCCTTAAAGAGGAGGGGCTGTGTAGTCCGTCAGGATATGTTCAACGAGAAAAAGTTTATAATTTATTTCGAACTACTTTTTCCAATTCACTTCTTGAAATGATACAATCTGAAGTTAATTTGGAAGGAACAAACTGGTTAACAATGATTTTCCAAAAACATCGTAAATCCTTTCATCCGCTTAGACATTTACTTATAATAATATTATTTGGAAAAGAATTGAATAGATACTTCTATGGAAAAGAAAATTATGTTCCTTTTGGTATTGGTCCATGGTATTGTTTAAATCCAGTCTGTCCAAATTATCTTACACCAGTAATTACTGACTTGAAGATAAACAGTTGTCATGATACTAAAAGACCAGTCGGTACTTTTACATGTAATTGTGGATTTGTATATTCTCGTAGAGGACCTGATACTTGTTTAGAAGATAAATATAAATTAGGAAGAATTCTAAAGTACGGTACAATTTGGAACAGTACTTTAGAACAAATGATATCTGAAGGTCGGACTTTAACAAGCATATCTGAAAAATTGAAGTGTGACCCTTTAACAGTGAAACGAAAAGCAGTACAGTTAAACATCCCTATTAAATGGAAAGTATTTTCTACGAAAAAAAACAACAATACCCCTTCAGGGCATCATGATAACAAGCTAATGAAAAGACGTAACGAATGGTTAGATTTTCAAGAAAAATACCCTGAATTGTCTAAAACGGAACTACGCAAATTATGTCCTTCATTATTCATTTATCTATATAGACATGACCGAATGTGGATTGATGAAAATTCCCCGAAGTTAAAAAAAAATAAACCTGTAAACAATAGAGTAAATTGGGAAAAACGAGACGATTGTATTCTAATGCAGGTAAAGATTATTATTCAAGAATGGGATAACGACAAAAAAAAACTAACACGTATATCTTTACATAGAATTGGGATAAAACTTAATAAATTAAGTCTTCTTCAAAAAAATGGAGATAAACTTCCAAAAACGATGGCATATATTAATAATTGTATCGAGAATATAGAAGATTTTCAGCTACGAAGAGTGAGGTTTTTAGCTCAACAAATGAAAATTAATGAGGAATCGATTTTGGAGTGGAAATTAATCCGTAAAGCGGGACTGAGAAACAATGTGTCAGAAAAAGTAATAGATTTGGTTCGTGAGCTGTCAGAATAA
- a CDS encoding copper resistance D family protein has protein sequence MSYILPIMELITYILYSILAGKFILDFVPSKKKPTISISKGTVYLVIVGILFFSLFPALRIITFFLDDVHLKTAIYSVFIKTAVGNAWIYSSMFAIMLVINIYSDGKRFFNFFWLFMMILSIGYAGHITSMNFWTGFIFQSSHFLMVSIWSGILFNVTWLAKDTNNYGRFLKWFTPLAIICVVIIFISGVVLMLEVVKLKDYTNAWLLPYGQMLVLKHISIIPVLFFAFFNGVLMRKSAEDPSSNIRSWLKAEYITIIIVFFFTAIMGTKSPPHNINLTLQNEGPSKWIEWIMGIDINLPIRIAFTFTFEGMMLISMSIIFLVLLVISFMKKTKIMLSIAFSLCFLFTMYLGLMYSVSVQ, from the coding sequence ATGAGTTATATCCTTCCAATCATGGAGCTCATAACATATATCCTTTATTCGATATTAGCAGGAAAGTTTATATTAGATTTTGTACCTTCAAAGAAAAAACCAACCATCAGTATTTCAAAAGGTACTGTTTATTTGGTTATTGTCGGCATATTATTCTTTTCACTATTCCCTGCTCTACGAATTATTACTTTTTTCCTAGATGATGTTCATCTTAAAACAGCCATTTATTCTGTTTTCATAAAAACAGCTGTAGGTAATGCATGGATTTACTCGAGTATGTTTGCCATTATGCTTGTCATTAATATTTATAGTGATGGCAAAAGGTTTTTTAATTTCTTTTGGTTATTCATGATGATTTTAAGTATCGGTTACGCAGGTCATATAACCTCTATGAATTTTTGGACGGGTTTTATCTTTCAAAGTAGTCATTTCCTAATGGTTTCTATTTGGAGTGGAATTCTATTTAATGTCACTTGGCTAGCAAAGGATACTAATAACTATGGTAGATTCTTAAAATGGTTTACACCTTTAGCCATCATATGTGTCGTTATTATTTTTATTAGTGGTGTAGTCTTAATGCTAGAAGTCGTTAAATTAAAAGACTATACGAATGCTTGGTTACTTCCTTATGGACAGATGTTAGTCTTGAAGCACATCAGCATCATTCCAGTATTGTTTTTTGCTTTTTTCAATGGTGTACTAATGAGAAAGTCCGCTGAAGACCCTTCAAGTAATATTCGTAGTTGGTTAAAGGCAGAATATATTACCATTATAATTGTGTTCTTTTTTACAGCTATTATGGGTACCAAATCTCCTCCGCATAATATTAATTTAACTTTGCAAAATGAGGGTCCGTCTAAGTGGATTGAATGGATTATGGGGATTGATATTAACTTACCTATTAGAATAGCTTTTACTTTCACATTTGAAGGAATGATGTTAATCAGTATGTCGATCATCTTCCTAGTGTTATTGGTCATCAGCTTTATGAAAAAGACAAAAATCATGTTATCAATTGCATTTAGTCTTTGCTTTTTGTTTACAATGTATCTTGGACTAATGTATAGCGTATCAGTTCAGTAA
- a CDS encoding PspA/IM30 family protein produces the protein MGIFKRMKSISLAKVNGALDGLEDPISMLNQYIREMEEDLLKGQEALSRQIYLENKQKALILETEGLVNKRSGQAKLAVENGEDSIAKLAIQEKLVHEKQLSLYTEQLNTIQNQTQSLYEKLDELKGKYDEFLHKRLLLVSRANIAKSIKQIQQTSVSFNSETIANGISRAEDRILMMEAEVQAQIKFAYHNNQSIGYKDNVMSDEIEEELQKLKQHAVETA, from the coding sequence ATGGGTATTTTTAAAAGAATGAAATCAATATCGTTGGCTAAAGTGAACGGAGCATTAGATGGTTTAGAAGATCCAATCTCAATGTTAAATCAATATATTAGAGAAATGGAAGAAGATCTTTTGAAAGGTCAGGAAGCACTCTCTCGTCAAATCTATCTAGAGAATAAGCAAAAAGCATTGATTTTAGAGACAGAAGGGCTGGTAAACAAAAGAAGTGGACAAGCTAAGCTCGCAGTTGAAAATGGAGAGGATTCCATTGCAAAACTGGCAATACAGGAAAAACTTGTTCATGAAAAACAGCTAAGCCTATATACAGAGCAGTTAAATACAATTCAAAATCAAACTCAGTCACTTTATGAAAAATTAGATGAACTGAAAGGAAAATATGATGAATTTCTGCATAAGAGACTGTTACTAGTTTCTAGAGCAAATATTGCAAAATCAATTAAACAAATTCAACAAACATCTGTTTCATTTAATTCAGAAACAATTGCAAATGGAATCTCGCGTGCTGAAGATCGAATACTTATGATGGAAGCAGAAGTACAAGCTCAAATTAAATTTGCATATCATAATAACCAATCTATTGGATATAAAGATAACGTAATGAGTGATGAAATAGAAGAAGAGCTACAAAAGCTAAAGCAGCATGCTGTGGAAACTGCGTAA
- a CDS encoding copper resistance CopC family protein, with amino-acid sequence MKKGLSIIILLLFLFPTMASAHTKLVSSNPSNGQIITEPTKQITLEFEEALEQLGTIKLDKAGSATAVTNVSIKGNKLIANLPNGLENGDYKIEWKVVSEDGHPITGQIPFKVQLKQVETKTTTETKTTAKAVKDQMPAKEKQIEATPKKERSKYLIPLIAIGLFGIVLMVGGVVLWNRK; translated from the coding sequence ATGAAAAAAGGTTTATCAATCATTATTTTACTGCTGTTTTTATTCCCAACTATGGCTAGTGCGCATACTAAGCTTGTTTCTTCTAATCCATCGAATGGGCAGATTATCACTGAACCAACTAAACAAATTACGCTTGAATTTGAAGAGGCTCTTGAGCAATTAGGTACAATCAAATTAGATAAAGCGGGGTCAGCTACAGCTGTTACAAATGTCTCTATTAAAGGTAATAAATTAATTGCTAATCTGCCAAATGGTTTAGAAAATGGTGATTATAAGATTGAGTGGAAAGTAGTAAGTGAAGATGGTCATCCAATAACAGGTCAAATTCCTTTCAAAGTGCAATTAAAGCAAGTTGAAACTAAAACAACAACTGAAACTAAAACAACTGCCAAAGCAGTTAAGGATCAAATGCCAGCTAAAGAAAAACAAATAGAGGCTACTCCTAAAAAAGAAAGATCTAAATATCTTATTCCATTAATTGCAATCGGGCTATTTGGAATCGTGTTAATGGTTGGTGGAGTTGTTCTTTGGAATAGAAAATGA